The Malassezia vespertilionis chromosome 2, complete sequence genomic sequence cgattcgctcgcgcaaagaggCCATCGCGCACCAGGACCTTGCCGCAgagcgctcgagcatgccgTACCGTGCGCCGGAACTTTTCGATGTGAAAACGGATACGGTGCTCGACGAGAAGGTGGATATCTGGGCGCTTGGATGCACCTTGTACGCCATGGCCTACCTGCACTCGCCATTCGAGACGCCGTCTACCGAAGGCGgctcgcttgcgctggccgtGACGAATGGCGCGTACAAATTTCCGGAGCAGGACCCCTATTCTGCGGCAACGCGCGCCATCATCCAGCGATGTCTCACGACTGATCCAGCCGCGCGGCCATCGATCGAGGAGGTGATTGCAATGACCACAAATGCACTAAATACGCTGTAGTACTACATAACCAGGCTACGCAGTGGCCCTCCACGGGCCAAGCAGGCCCGCTCCGCCGGCAATGGTACCAAAGAAGCCGACCCAGGACTCGGGCATCAGGCCGTTAGGCGAAGCCCAATGGATAGTGGGCGGCAGGTAGCCCAGGTATACCCAAAGCTGTGTGACAATTGACACCTTGGTCTTTTGAATCTCGCTCCACATGCGGCGCGTTTCTTGCTGCTCCTTagtgtgcggcacagcggAGTCGATAGCGGTCGACTTGGGCGCCGGGAGCGGATGGCCGCGACTGCGCTCAAgtgccttggcgcgcttccgGAGCAGGCGGTGGTCCTCAAAGATGTGCGCAAATTGGAGGAAGACGTACAGAAGCCAAAATTTCATGCAGTGGCCCCAGATTTTGCCTTGCGTGGCTGGGGAAATGTCGAGAATGTTGTGCATGGCAAGGTATGCAACGGCCTCTAGGGGACAGTAGAGTATCATGGACAGGCCTTGTAGGCGCTCGATGTTGAGCAACAGCTTGTTTTgcggcgccttgcgctcgatGCTGCAAAGCCATTGGATCATGGGAAGCACGCTCCAGATACGGAAGAgaatgcgcgcatcgccaacGACGCCAGCAAGGCGCGTCAGCTtatctgcgccgcttgccgTCTTGCTCGTCGTCATGTtaaagcgcttgcgcattCCATGCAGAAAGAGCAGTATGCCTACAAGCATTTTGGAGCTGTACTGAGTGACCATCAGGAACTAGGATTAGAAACGGCGTGCAACGTACCTTGTCTGTGCCAGCCCATGTGCTGAGGAAGCGTACAACGTGGGCCAACTGGTTGGACTCAGGTACGTATCGGAAAACACCAAGCAACTTATCCACcgcggtgcgcgcattgtcggTGTTGGGTActgctgcaggcgcgctcATCGTGGGGTACGGACAAGTAGCCGGGGTAGCCGCGTCGGTAAGGCCGGTATGTTTAGTCATGTGAAGCACTACAAGGGCTATGATCAGGGTATctggcgcatgcgccgcactaCTTGCGAGCACGCGCTTCGGCCTTTACGAGCTGTTCAATGcgggcgcgc encodes the following:
- a CDS encoding uncharacterized protein (EggNog:ENOG503P2J2; COG:S; TransMembrane:5 (o49-67i133-151o166-186i240-257o269-287i)); protein product: MSAPAAVPNTDNARTAVDKLLGVFRYVPESNQLAHVVRFLSTWAGTDKFLMVTQYSSKMLVGILLFLHGMRKRFNMTTSKTASGADKLTRLAGVVGDARILFRIWSVLPMIQWLCSIERKAPQNKLLLNIERLQGLSMILYCPLEAVAYLAMHNILDISPATQGKIWGHCMKFWLLYVFLQFAHIFEDHRLLRKRAKALERSRGHPLPAPKSTAIDSAVPHTKEQQETRRMWSEIQKTKVSIVTQLWVYLGYLPPTIHWASPNGLMPESWVGFFGTIAGGAGLLGPWRATA